From the Cucumis sativus cultivar 9930 chromosome 5, Cucumber_9930_V3, whole genome shotgun sequence genome, the window CGATTGAACCatgttagaaaaaattaacaaacataATGTTTCCAAAAATCTtccatttaaatataatgGATCAAAACTAGATACgaactttcataaataaattataattaattagttgtgTGCTTCATGTGAGCCTAAAAATAAACATGTGAAGGATTTACTTAACTCTAACCAAGCCCTGTTCCATCATCCTTGCGAGGTGCATCAGCCTTAATGCGAGCTGGCCTAGCTATACGGTCAATAAGTCCATACTCAAGAGCTTGCTGCGCATTAAATCGCTTAGTTCCACTCAAGTCCTTGTGAATCTGCATTTATCCATTTATAAAAAGTCTTTAAGTTAAGgttgtatttttcaaaaacgtTTTCAAATCAGTACAATGTAAGATTCAcaactcaaaattcaaatttggtgtTTGCGAGCTATGTTGCAAGTTCGTAAAAGCTCAAGActaataaaccaaaaaagtCATGTTGGTTATCTCACTAGTAGCAAGAGTAGCTCAAGattaataaaccaaaaaagtCATGTTGGTTATCTCACTAGTATCAAGAGTAGGTTTTGTCATGAATGaagatattattatatatttatatgctATGGTGCTGAGGAACCGACCTTTTCAACAGGCTGGCCTGTTTTCTTAGAAAGCTCATCAAAAAGATAATCCCTGATTTTTAAGAGCTGGTTTGCTTCATTTTGAATATCATCAGCCTGTCAAGAcgattttcaaacaaaaatgtaacaGAACAAAATGTTTAGAACTTAACAAGGCAATACATGATCAATGTGTGTGACGtgatataacaaattaatgaTACCCGGCCACGAGCAGATCCGGCTGGGGATTGCAAAGCAATTCGTGATAGTGGCATAGCAGAGCGGTTACCCTGGACAAGGAAAGGCGTGGTAAGAtttaaaagagataaaaaggaAGGAGACAGTTAGGCAAAAGGAATGAGcatttccaattttatttaatgcaAATAAAGAGGTTGAGATTTATCTTATGAAGTTGCATAAGATATGTTTTGATGAATATGAATGATGTGACTGATTGAAAAAATAGTGTTCACGTTTAATATATCGAAAAACTCCCTACAAAATCCAACATTTCTTTAACAATAATTGAATCTGTATACCTTTTCTCCAGCTGCTAGAAGAAAGGCTGCCATATTATAGGCCTGACCCATACAATGTGTAGCTATAGGACTCTTCAAACTTTGCATTGTATCGTAGAGGGCCAAAGTTGGAGTTAGCTGCAGAGATGCAAGGTTTCATCAGAAAACTAATAATACTAAATGAACCACTAGAATATAATTGAGAGAACAGAAAATATAAAGGATAAATATGGTGGAGCGGATCcaaataaaagatataaatttgtaaacatATTTAACTCACATCTCCACCTGGGccatttatgtaaatatagAGTTTCTTGGAAGCTTCAACGCTGTCAAGATACAGCATTGTTGCCAAAATTTGATTGCTAAACTCTTCATCAACGTAATCCCCAATGAAGATAACTCGTTCTCGATACTGAACACAAGAAAAATCGTGAGGTTATAAAAGTTCGgtactttatatatttatttaccaaAAAGTTGGTTTTTATATTCAGAGATTCTAgccaaaagaattaaatttggtATAAATGGacaggaaagaaaataaaggcaataatgtaacaaaatgataaaaccaACAGCAGCATCTTTCTACTGTGAAAAATACACTGATGCTAATAGTAAATTTTGTGGTAACTTAATTGTAGGAAACTCGTGTCGTGGCTGATGAGTCTCATAATGTCAAACTGAAATTCTGCTCAGCCTTAGTCAGAGCCAAAATTACATAACTAGATCTATCACTTACCAGTGCATTCCACAAATCAACCCATTGCCAAAATCCCTCCCCAGGAGTTTTGTAAGGCACCCTTGGAGTCCCTATAGGCATCATCTGAAATTGTGCACGAGCAgcctttttgttatttgtccTGCATGTAAAGTAATGAATTAGAAGAAACACATTAACTGCCAGATGAATGCACGTTGCAACAGAAACACCTCTTTTAATTGCTCTTCAACTTTGTAGTCCTTACAGATGTCATTGACACAGAAAGCACCAATCAGTAGAATCAAAATGTAGGAAATAAAGATTTTGAATGGAAAATGTAGGAAATAGCAGGCCCCGTTTGATaatgattctttttttaatatatatatatacacacacatatattgtGCTTGACCATTGTTCCTTGAgtatgattttcaaatttatttaaaaaaacatttgaattcttgtcaaatttcaagaagaaaattaaatttttagaaattaaagaaaggtAGTTTGCAAAAACTTGTTGGtctatttgaaatttggctaagaattcaaatgtttccataagaaagatgaaaatgattgtaaagagaatttgagaaaacaaacataaatttgaaaaacaaaaactaaatggtATGTCAATCAGGGCTAAATGTTTACAAATAGTTGCATAATATGTATGTATCTATTGTATGAAAATCACAGCTTTCGTtgagaataaaaatgaaagaatacacaGGCATACAAAAAATCAAGTCGACAAAAAGAGGAAACTCCCTTTACAAGAAGGGACTCCAACTATGCGAGGTAACacctataaaataattacataaaattattgaaatcgAAGTCCTAAGATAAACATGATAATGATCAAGGGACCACACCTCTCTAAGATCCCTTTCCATTCGCCTAAACATCTTACTGTTACATTCACCCCATAAAACCCAGAGAACTGCACACACTCAAGCAAGCCAGAGAAATTGGCCTTTCTCTCCAAAAGACAGATCGAGGAGGAACTCCTCGGTCATAAGGTATGACCATGTTATGATAAATTTCAGCACACATCCACTGTCCGTCAAACACTCGGATTCAGTAACTGATGGGAAAGAAATGATATCCAAAAGAAGTAGTGCAATTCCCATATTCAGTTAGAACAGGAATAAAATCGATAGTATTTTCTGCACGCCACCCACTATAAGAAAAGATTTCAAGTCAATCTCTCCTTAGTCTAGCATTTATGTCACATGATTTTTCAAACAGGAAAACGATACTATTTCATGAAGGAAACAAATGAAACATTATGTATAAATAGTCATTATATATAGCAACCTAGGAGCTAGCAGtaataaaggaagaaattttagcaagataaatatattttaggaaGAACGAGAACTTAAGAATAAGCATAGAATGTCATGAAGGTCCAAGAActctaattgattaatatcaTCAGAATTTAGTTCCAAATGCAAAACAGGATGCAGGCTTAGCTAAAGCTACAATTACCTGGTCTGCAAACTTTTGTGAACTTTTCCATAGAATTCAGCAGTAATATTAGGTTTTGCTCCTCCGAATGGaccttaaaatttgaaagaaaaaaacaaacaaacagatACCATAAGTGAATAACAAGCAGTCAAACAGATGAGTAACAAGCATcaagaaaaggaagggaatGGAAGCTCACTAGCTGATTGAGGCTTTAATCCCGTGTAAACCTTGGTTGCAACGCTAGCAAAATTCAGAAACCCGAAACGAAATCAGGTAAGCGGTGAGAGTAGCATAAAGATAAACTGATAATCGGAAGAGAAGGAAAACCTGAGAGAAGGCTGAGAAACTTTGATTTGAGGTTGAAGACAAGGAATAGAAGTGACTGCCATTTCCAAGTCGATTACAGAACTCTCAATGCAAAAGAACTTAGACCCGTTTTGGGTCTAATTCTGGAGAAGATGACACAGCGGCCAGCGCCGAAGGATCAGATAACGTCAGCAAATTCTAAATTAGGCCTTTTGGGCTTCTACGAAATACGCTCAACCCGATAAATTATTAGTGGGCTCCAATTAGGCCCATTGTGTCTGCGTTTGAGTAtttaatattaagaaaaattggaatgatgacaataataattaatgaaatagtaatatttttaaaaattgtaaatatagcaaaactatcaccgatagacttgtatcgttgatagacttcatatgatatatcaatgatagaccaatatttgcaacatagtctattagtaatagacttatatcagtgatagaatttgacaaattttgctatatttgcaaattttttaaaattgtgctatatacttaattaatttgaatttaattgttaaatttgcaactatctcaattataattgatagatCATTCAtcgtaattataattgatgatcattttatgaattataattaagaatatagcaacattttaaaaaaattataaatatagtaaaactatcattgatagacagacttgtatcgctgataaatttgtatgatttattaatgatggaccaatatttacaacatggtctatcaatatttacaacatggtcgATAGacatctatcattgatagaattcgacaaattttgttatatttacaatttttttaaaataattaataatgttatatacttaattattttacctttaatgactaaatttgcaactatcccttgAGTATTTAGggatatttaatattatgtgGTGTAGACTTAGTAATTCATTTAAtctcttttagtttttgcAGTATTTTAGGATGTTTTTAATCATATTGTGGTGTGGCTGAAACCTAAATCTAATGAATAACCTTCATTATTATCTTTGTAAATCTATTTCTTGCATAGACAATATGACTTCGAACCTTCcataaattatgaaatttagtAGATAATCCATATCAATGCAAGAGCTGATTATGGACGAATTTCTCTCTCGATTATAATAATGCAAACAATTGACTTCCAATTCTCAAACGACGATCGTCTTCAATCTCCATTAACACATATCAAATTGGTGCAAGTATTCTTTTatgcattattattatttgaactaAATTCTTCCTAAAATTCTTacataattaacataaaaaagcGATTTTTTTGACAAATGCAAATACGTCTTCGGTCCATAAACAAACTCTATTCTCTTACATCATGTTAAAGGCTTTCTCTAAACGTAACAAGAATCTCAtctttatagtttttaaaattttcgtTTATAGACATCACTGCAAAACAGGGGCAGCATTTGGTGGCTATCAAAACCTTTAGACCTTACTCACAAGGcaattatttgtcaaaaattacAACACAAAGAAGATACCCTAAGACAAGTTTTACACAAAGCTTTGTAGTGAGCCGCACAGTGGCATTATCTCCTACAAGACAACAATTTGCACTTTGCAGAATCTATTCAAGACTCGTGATCCTCCAACGCGCTGTAAATTAACCTGCAAATTGGAGAAacaaagaagagagaagacaATGATTAAAACAAATGATGTCAACAATAAGATCTCAAACTTTGAAAACGCTCTCTTCAATTGGATTACCAAAATatggaaagaaagagaagagaaacaaGATAGACAAGTTTGAAAAGCCTTTGCTTCTTTTCCCAAGGTAACTGATTAAATATCTCAGTAACATCTACCAAGTGTTTTCGTTGAGTGTACCTAAATCATGAGAAAACACACATTAGACGGATTTAAGTTGGCATGAAGAATTACCAACAACAAACAAGTCACGTAATAAACCATACGTGCACCAACCCAATCTCAAATACGAAAGTTTGGCTTATCTCAAATGATATCCATTCAAGTTCCAGTCACAGAACTGTAGTATGAAAGTTCAAAGGGATTGTCCATGAGACGTCCCTAGTCCTTTACATTCTTAACCATCCCAAAAGATTAACTTATCTGAAAACTAACACTATTAATCTAAATCTCAGAAATTTTAGGTGCTTTGACAATTGCAAATGTAGCAATTAGTTCCAAAGTATTTGTAGATATAGCACAacacaaaataatttgaaaatatggcaaaatttaGATCTAGTTCCCAAAGAGTATCAATGATAAACCACATCATTGGTGGgagtctatcaataatagaccaTATCACTGGTAGAAATCTATCAACGATATAgtatatcactaatagattttgttatatttctaattCTTTATAAATGTTACCATACACTAAATTATTATCCCTAAAAGTGTTACCACTGCAATTACCCTTGAAGCAATTCATACATTTAAAAGGAAAGGTTGTAAAATTCAGTACTTAGATGCTTTCACCCGCTATCCACTCAACAGGACTTGGCTACTAAGTGTTACCAACTTACCCGGGCATATAAGAAGAGATAGGCAAGCCCCTTCATTCAAAATAtacacatttcatttttcatttggaatCCAGAggatagaatatgaaattcaGATAGCTCAAATTGGGAACCAACATGAGGATAGTACGTACAGCCCACTAAATATTATGCATCTATATCTCTAATAGTAAAAAGTCCGATCAAAGAcgaaagaaatagagaaactTACATTcgtaaattataataaaggCACGGCATACACAATAATGACATAACCCAATGCCCTGACAAGAGATAGAAGATGCACAAGACTCCTTGGGTGATGAACTCAGGCACAACTACTTTGTTTATCCGTGATGAGGAGTCGTAAGGGTTGATATAATCAAACTCAAGATCAGCTAGGCACATTAGCTGCAACAAGTTTCAAAAGTATCATAAGTTCCATAGTTCCAACATTGTTTCACTTTCACCAATGATATTAGGCAATTAACAACAATATATGctaattcaaatattcatatataagaCATACTTGGAGAATTAAGACATCAATTCTACAGAACTAACccaataaacatatataataagcCAGAAGATTTCCATCATCGAGTAATTTAGTTATAACAaatcaagagaaaaaaagtgaaggaAATGGTTATAAAAACAGAAATTCTAGGGTTTAGAGAGAACCTGAAAAACGACAAGCATGAGAAGGGcaatgataaaaaagaaggagAGGAGCCAGACGTAGATATCAGCCATAGTAATGCCCTAAACTTGTGTGTCTGTGTCTCCACTTGCTCCCTGtgtgtttgatttgaaatcaACCTCAATGCCGCAATATGGCCATCGGAAATACACGCGCCGGCGGCAGGGGAAATGAATTGAAGGAGGTGGTGAAGgagtttaaaagaaatatgcaGAGTGAACGGCGCCGGAGACAAATTCCTGGGTGCAAACGACCGATCGCATCGGGATGATTAAATTTTCTCAAGGCGACGGCAGGCTCTCAACAccacctctttttttctttttctttttctttttctttttttttccttttttttcctttttttccttttttttctttttttgattttttcgtCTTCTGAAACAGAAGTGCTTGAAGTTTCTAAACTGCTTTCTTCTTCCAGAGGcgattccattttcttttatagtcCACACAAAAGTATATTTCTCGtcctcaaatttatttttagttgcATTTGGGTCCtttcaaactttgttttttagcACCTCTAATCGATTCAACACTCCCACGtggcattttctttttttttttttggacaaGATGTATCATCCTACTTTAATCAATAATCACAACAAACCTAAAGGATGAAATAGTAATACTTTGATCCATTCTAAGATACCTATTCACTTACattaatgaattttaaaaaatcactagaaaatttcaagaaaaatgcAGAATTTGCCACCGTCGCAACGTTTGATTGGACAGTTTTGTAAGATGTGGAAAAATAGTTGTCGCCCTAAATGCACCTAAAAActcttcaaataaaaatatttttttaaaaaaaagtgaatttgaCATGTgacaaacaatcaaatttaatggGATGCATTccaagcatttttttttttttaccaaaacaGAATACCCAATGTGTAATTAAGTCCTACAAGATGAGATATAATTATAGTTTTCATATGgatcaataatatattgagaaaatccaaaacaaaacattgaTTGTTTAGATGTACGAtgaacataaataaaacatttttactCATACGTTATGTTgcttattttgattaaaaacattatttcaataaacGAAGATGTTAATAGTGaaagatcaaataaattaaaagttatttctACCCTATTTGGACTAGATGGTTGAATCAAGGTAGAAGAGAATCAATCATTTAAAGAAGAGTACATACACATGGATAGAAACCACATAATGGAGAATGTGAATAAAAGTTTAGGAATTGAATTCTCTCTATTTACTATAACAATCTTGTAACCATACAATGTTCAATGGTTCACAAATAAGAATATATGCTATATACAATTAAAGCCTAAATCAAATGGTATTTCTTTCCATTAGTAAGCTTGACAAATCTCCTCTTatgaaatgacaaaataaccaaatgataaagaaaatagaaatggaaaaataagGTTAGAGAGTGACATATATATGTTGTGTTActctttgaaatttgttaGACACGATCTTACTTCAAACAGATAATAAAATTCCAGAgctttcttgttcttcttacAATTTTGCCCATTTTTCTAGCAAAGAAGCTAGAAAGCAAGAAACCAGGAGGAATTGGTAAGGCAACATCGTCCATTGTTTCTTTGGTAATACCTCGTGGTGAAGTAGTCGATGATTCTCCTCCATGGGTCTTTCGAAGATAAAAACTTCTACTACCAAGTTCTCCAATAATGTCTCTTCTGTCAAGACCTAAGCAAATGATATAGAATGACAACTCAATTGTcgttttcttaaatttcaaagCGAGTATagtaaattaagaaataatttgtCATACTCTGGAGGCTGAAATAAGAGCGATGCAATTCAAAGGAGGATGGTGATGTAGTTGGTTCAAGCTTTGGAGTTCTTCCTTCTTCAACATATTTAGCAACAACTAGTTTAATTGTGTCGTCAACATTAGATCCTAGTTTAACCATGGCTCGTACTGGTCCTGGGCTCCCTTCAACCGTCACATTGATCACTACTTTAGCATCTTTCTTGTAGCCCTGCATTAAAGAATCCCTTTTGAATATCAATAATGTTTTGTATACTAAAATTAAGATGaagttaatttaaagaaatatacttGTTATGAAATCtacaaataaagaagaagaaaaagtaaacaacaacaaatcgATGCATAGATATATATGCTATGAACTAACTCTAACTTAGTTACATTTTAGGTagaatcaatttttataaaaacatttagagaGTTAGTAGACTATGAAagtttatataaaacaattatttaaatcttttttggTCAAAATCAGAAATAGCACGCCAACTAAATTTCACTGTAAGAAATTATGCTTGGTCATATAGAGCAGTAGATAACATATTCAAGATGTTCTTAGTCATCCTAAACAAATCAAGAGCCAAACCAAAGAATACACTAACATGatagaaatggaaaataaatatctaaagAAGCGAAGAATTAGGCCATAATTATATCTCCTAATTTTCTGATTATCTGATTTAAAGAAAAGCAATAATCGCTGATTTGCAATAACAATAACCGGAGCCCTAACCTCGAGTAGTTGATCGGTTGAAGGAATCAACAGAGGAGATGAAGCAAAGGCTTCCGAAAACGTATGAGGACGAAAAATAACAACCTCTTCCCCTTCCTTCTCCGAGGAAAAATTCCGATCAGCGGCGGCGCTGGTGATGGCAGTGGTCCAAAGGTTGGGTTCCGAGGAACATCTGGTGAATTTGGAGGGCTTGGAAGGAGTGCGATTCGTCGAGGGAGTTCTCCGGTGGGGAGATTGAAAGAGAATATGGCGTGTGTGGTTGTTGGATGTACTGGAAATGGCCGGAATTCTTCGCCGGAAACTGGTGGTCGACATAAATGGGTGAAGGGAAAGTGATTGGGGAAAGGGGTAGTTGACAGTTTTAGCGTGGGAGTTGAGGGACCTTGGCTTTTCCGCGGGGGATTGTTTTATGGTCGTTTTCTTCGATAGG encodes:
- the LOC101210947 gene encoding uncharacterized protein At4g22758; amino-acid sequence: MSTTSFRRRIPAISSTSNNHTRHILFQSPHRRTPSTNRTPSKPSKFTRCSSEPNLWTTAITSAAADRNFSSEKEGEEVVIFRPHTFSEAFASSPLLIPSTDQLLEGYKKDAKVVINVTVEGSPGPVRAMVKLGSNVDDTIKLVVAKYVEEGRTPKLEPTTSPSSFELHRSYFSLQSLDRRDIIGELGSRSFYLRKTHGGESSTTSPRGITKETMDDVALPIPPGFLLSSFFARKMGKIVRRTRKLWNFIICLK
- the LOC101210460 gene encoding ATP-dependent Clp protease proteolytic subunit-related protein 2, chloroplastic, coding for MAVTSIPCLQPQIKVSQPSLSVATKVYTGLKPQSASPFGGAKPNITAEFYGKVHKSLQTRTNNKKAARAQFQMMPIGTPRVPYKTPGEGFWQWVDLWNALYRERVIFIGDYVDEEFSNQILATMLYLDSVEASKKLYIYINGPGGDLTPTLALYDTMQSLKSPIATHCMGQAYNMAAFLLAAGEKGNRSAMPLSRIALQSPAGSARGRADDIQNEANQLLKIRDYLFDELSKKTGQPVEKIHKDLSGTKRFNAQQALEYGLIDRIARPARIKADAPRKDDGTGLG
- the LOC101210702 gene encoding protein cornichon homolog 4 — its product is MADIYVWLLSFFFIIALLMLVVFQLMCLADLEFDYINPYDSSSRINKVVVPEFITQGVLCIFYLLSGHWVMSLLCMPCLYYNLRMYTQRKHLVDVTEIFNQLPWEKKQRLFKLVYLVSLLFLSIFWLIYSALEDHES